From a single Populus nigra chromosome 18, ddPopNigr1.1, whole genome shotgun sequence genomic region:
- the LOC133678636 gene encoding uncharacterized protein LOC133678636 isoform X3 encodes MQITEEQRQRSEANRLAALEKRKAYIINQQQQQPPPPPPQNPWRLFKCRKLSPKPSSSKNTTNPPLFNRVNPDLDTHLPQTFRVRLEICSPDSFSITPEAMKGFPYPGEEKCLNTLKSRLSNAMESRYTQINGGGRACVYNIRDYDVVLTCLKNCKGIEIEKIPFTTLNIIQRLSNSFDAGRWEPCRPEHFTDEKVDEFIRMLPRKLLDALLPFQLDGLRFGLRRGGRCLIADEMGLGKTLQAIAIAGCFINEGPILVVCPAILRFSWAEELERWMPFCLPSEIHLVFGHRTNPMHLTRCPKVVVISYTMLHHLRKTMLEQEWALLIVDESHHVRCSKNKSEPNEIKAVLDVAEKVKRIVLLSGTPSLSRPFDIFHQINMLWPGLLGQNKYDFAKTYCAVRVVCTYEGKGFQDFSKGIRLEELNVLLRQTVMIRRLKEHVLKQLPPKRRQIIRLLLKRSDIISAKAACGGLVNHDASERNAAEVINSENIDGSDESGGCCRSKKLSYQELGIAKLSGFCEWLSIHPVISESDGVAKLDVNHSSQKMIIFAHHLKVLDGVQEFVHEKGVGFVRIDGNTLASDRQNAVLSFQSSNKVKIAIIGITAGGVGLDFSSAQNVVFLELPQSPSLMLQAEDRAHRRGQSNAVNIYIFCAKDTMDETCWQNLNKSLHRVSSITDGKYDAVPEILVERISYFGKSDKGIRRSSEVQVKLPDSGSVWDSQPLKTDNEENVMLTGSTFQTDDLNLGAVMVLDNVTDKDSVANKNLEGISEIEIRSSSRVSSSESSEGHEGNDQSEKENKLCVQKTETNNSELAQQNEECWSNEVYSLRFEVSKYTGRIHLYSCIPGKDSRPQPLYENFQPEELESLNLLAANDSKETDFKFLKGNPVSRHALLSFIKEWNALRPIERRKLRGKTLQLPLRVELCYLNESTNHKIGGLLKGGSKRRLTPLGEISHPLPSNAILKKVQLSSSYGQKEKQYTQGWTLMDEPLCKLCQMPCKGSNAKTPVYFEDLFCNLICCEEYRLRTSSRSLRQELFEIEHGVCTICQLDCHQLVRTIKPLSLERRREYIEEVAPNVASQKKLLDKLANDPSEGNAWHADHIVPVYRGGVCQPGPC; translated from the exons atgcAAATCACAGAGGAGCAAAGACAGAGATCTGAAGCCAACAGATTAGCAGccttagaaaagagaaaagcgTACATAATcaatcagcagcagcagcagccgccgccgccgccgccgcaaAACCCATGGAGACTTTTCAAGTGCCGAAAGCTCTCTCCCAAACCGTCCTCCAGTAAAAACACCACAAACCCGCCTCTTTTTAACCGGGTCAACCCGGATTTAGATACCCATTTGCCCCAAACTTTCCGGGTCCGCCTCGAAATTTGCTCGCCTGACTCCTTCTCTATCACCCCAGAGGCTATGAAGGGATTCCCCTATCCTGGGGAAGAAAAatgtttaaatactttaaaatctCGCTTATCCAAT GCAATGGAATCTCGTTATACACAAATTAATGGAGGTGGAAGGGCCTGCGTGTATAATATCAGAGACTATGATGTAGTTTTGACGTGTTTAAAGAATTGCAAGGGAATCGAAATCGAAAAGATCCCTTTCACCACACTTAATATTATCCAAAGACTTTCAAACTCTTTCGATGCTGGTCGATGGGAACCCTGCAGGCCTGAACATTTCACTGATGAAAAAGTGGATGAATTCATTCGGATGCTGCCGAGAAAGCTCTTGGATGCactcttacctttccaacttgATGGCTTAAGATTTGGTTTGAGAAGGGGTGGTCGGTGTCTTATTGCGGATGAAATGGGCCTTGGTAAAACACTTCAG GCAATTGCTATTGCTGGTTGTTTCATAAATGAAGGCCCCATCCTTGTTGTTTGCCCAGCTATTTTGCGGTTTTCTTGGGCAGAAGAGTTAGAGCGATGGATGCCCTTTTGTTTACCCTCTGAGATCCACCTTG TTTTTGGTCATCGCACTAATCCTATGCATCTAACAAGATGCCCAAAAGTTGTGGTTATCTCTTACACAATGCTTCATCACTTGCGGAAGACCATGCTTGAGCAAGAATGGGCTCTCTTGATAGTGGATGAATCTCACCATGTTCGTTGTTCAAAAAATAAGTCAGAGCCAAATGAG ATAAAAGCAGTTCTAGATGTGGCAGAAAAGGTCAAGCGCATAGTTCTTCTGTCTGGGACACCTTCTCTGTCCAG GCCATTTGACATTTTTCATCAGATAAACATGTTATG GCCTGGTTTGCTGGGGCAGAACAAGTATGATTTTGCGAAAACTTACTGTGCTGTCAGAGTTGTCTGCACTTATGAAGGAAAAGGTTTTCAG GATTTCTCGAAGGGCATTCGTTTGGAGGAACTGAATGTGTTGCTTAGGCAAACTGTTATG ATACGACGTTTGAAGGAGCATGTACTGAAACAATTACCACCAAAACGTCGGCAAATAATAAGATTGCTTTTGAAAAGATCAGATATAATTTCAGCAAAGGCTGCATGTGGGGGGTTGGTGAATCATGATGCCTCTGAAAGAAATGCTGCTGAAGTGATAAATTCAGAGAACATAGATGGATCTGATG aaAGCGGGGGTTGTTGCAGATCCAAGAAACTCTCCTACCAAGAGCTTGGCATTGCAAAATTGTCTGGGTTTTGTGAATGGCTTTCCATTCATCCTGTCATTTCAGAGTCAGATGGTGTAGCAAAATTAGATGTAAACCATAGTTCTcagaaaatgataatttttgcTCATCACCTAAAAGTTCTTGATGGAGTTCAG GAATTTGTACATGAGAAAGGGGTTGGTTTTGTCCGCATTGATGGAAACACTCTTGCCAGTGATAGGCAAAACGCTGTATTGTCATTTCAATCATCAAATAAG GTTAAGATTGCAATAATCGGTATAACTGCTGGGGGTGTCGGACTTGATTTCTCCTCGGCACAAAATGTTGTCTTCTTGGAGCTGCCTCAGTCTCCATCATTGATGCTTCAG GCCGAGGACAGAGCTCACAGGCGAGGGCAATCAAATGCAGTTAACATTTACATCTTCTGTGCTAAG GACACTATGGATGAAACATGTTGGCAAAATTTAAACAAGAGTTTGCATCGTGTCTCATCTATTACAGATGGAAAATATGATGCAGTTCCAGAAATTTTG GTTGAAAGAATTTCTTATTTTGGAAAATCTGACAAAGGGATTAGGAGAAGTTCTGAAGTTCAAGTTAAGTTGCCAGACTCTGGCTCAGTGTGGGATTCACAGCCATTAAAAACGGACAATGAAGAGAATGTAATGTTGACTGGAAGCACATTTCAAACAGATGATCTTAATCTTGGG GCTGTTATGGTCTTGGATAATGTAACAGACAAGGATTCTGTTGCAAATAAAAACCTAGAAGGGATTTCAGAAATTGAGATTAGAAGTTCTAGCAGAGTTTCTTCTTCTGAGTCATCTGAGGGACATGAAGGCAATGATCAATCAGAGAAG GAAAATAAACTTTGTGTCCAAAAAACAGAAACCAATAACAGTGAACTTGCTCAGCAAAATGAAGAATGCTGGTCTAACGAAGTATATTCTCTACGCTTTGAG GTAAGTAAATATACTGGAAGGATTCACCTATATTCCTGCATTCCGGGGAAAGACTCAAGACCACAGCCACTTTATGAGAATTTCCAACCAGAAGAACTTGAGTCACTTAATTTACTAGCAGCTAATGATAGCAAGGAAACAGATTTTAAATTTCTCAAGGGAAATCCAGTTTCCAGGCATGCTcttctttcatttattaaagAGTGGAATGCACTAAGGCCTATTGAAAGAAGGAAATTACGTGGAAAGACTTTGCAACTCCCTCTACGTGTTGAGTTGTGCTACTTAAATGAAAGCACCAACCACAAAATTGGG GGACTGCTGAAGGGTGGAAGCAAGCGACGCCTTACTCCATTGGGTGAGATCAGCCATCCTTTACCATCCAATGCCATTTTGAAAAAGGTACAACTGTCAAGTAGCTATGGCCAAAAGGAAAAGCAATACACTCAGGGTTGGACCTTGATGGATGAGCCACTCTGTAAACTCTGTCAAATGCCATGCAA GGGCAGCAATGCCAAAACACCTGTGTATTTTGAGGATCTATTCTGCAATCTCATCTGCTGTGAAGAATATCGCTTAAGAACTAGTAGCAGATCCCTCCGGCAG GAGCTTTTTGAAATAGAACATGGTGTCTGCACAATTTGCCAGCTAGACTGTCATCAACTTGTGAGGACCATCAAACCTTTATCATTAGAGAGACGACGGGAGTATATTGAGGAAGTAGCGCCAAATGTGGCAAGTCAGAAGAAATT GCTCGATAAGCTTGCCAATGATCCATCTGAGGGCAATGCATGGCATGCAGACCATATTGTTCCTGTTTACCGTGGTGGAG TGTGTCAACCAGGACCTTGCTGA